In Candidatus Hydrogenedens sp., the genomic window TCCGATTGCTCTTGGCGATTTGATTATGAAGTTGCTATCTAAAAAACCAGAGAACCGTTTTCGCGATTGTGATGAATTGAGAATCGCCCTTACCAATGTAACACAAAGTAGAATTTAGGTTAGGGTGTTATACTCCAGTTGTTGTTTCACCTGTTATTGTTCCAGTATCTACGTTCGTGTCTGTATCTGTAGTTTCACCTGTAGGACCTGTGGCTTTCCATGGTGATTGGCGTGGAACCAATAACAGTCTGTCTATTATATCTGTTGTGGCTTGGAGCTTTATCTGAAAATTGCTGACCTGAGCCACGGCGGGAATAGTTGTAATTGTGAATATATGTTTGTTCTTTTTCATCTATAGAACCCTTTTTAATCAAGATGTTTTAATAAAAATAAATTCAATAATTTGGTCAGTAAGTTTTACTAAGAAATCTTTCCATGCTTGAAAATTGCTTACCACCTGCATTTTTGCGGGTTTCCGTGTCAAAACTCGGAGATGTTTCATTTTTTAATGCTCCTTTTATTTCAATAATAATACTACTATTTTTATCAAAATAGTATCAAAATGTCAAGTTTTTATTTAATAATATAATATATACTTTATTCTATCAATGTTTCCCATTCGTTGTAAAGTGAGTTAAGCAGTTCTTTTTTTATTTTTAAGTCTTGGTTGAGTTCCTTAATTCTTTGGAAATTTTTTGGATCTACGTTTGAGAAAGACATTTCTAACTCTTCAATTTCATTTTCTAATATTTCAATTTGTTTTTCGAGTTCTGCTCTTCGTCTTTCTTTTTTTCGTTGTTCGCGTTTTTCCTTTTTAGCTTCTTCAATGAGTTCTATTTTATCTGTTCGTGATTTTCTATTATGTGTAGGGGTTGATTCTGTCACTGTAACGTTTTTTTCTCTCCACAAATAGTGAGAGTAGTTGCCCCAGACCACTTCTGTTTTGTTTTCTTTGAGGACAATAAGCCTGTTGACGATTTGATCTAACAATTCACGGTCATGGGTTACGAGAATAATAGAGCCGTCAAAGACTTGTAGTGCGTTTTCCAGTGCTTCTCGTGAGGCGAGGTCCATGTGGTTTGTCGGTTCATCTAATAGAAGTACATTAGGTTTTTGTAGAATAAGTTTTGCTAAAGCAAGACGACTTTGTTCGCCTCCACTTAATGTCTTTACTTTTTTAAATACATCATCTCCATGAAACAGGAAAGCACCTAAAAATGTCCGAAGTGATGATGCTAATATTTCAGGGGCTATATGTTGAACTTCCTGAATGACTTCGTTTTCCGGATTTAAATTATGATGGTGTTGGTCATAGTATCCAATTTTTACATTATGTCCAAAACGAATAGTGCCCCCAGTTCCCTTGTGTTTACCGAGAATATGTTTTATTAAGGTTGTTTTTCCTGAACCATTGGGACCGATAATGCCCATTCGCTCATTTCGGTATAACTGGAATGTTACGTTGTTGTAAAGGACTTTGTCGCCGTATTGCATACTTAAATTTTCTGCATGAATAATGAGATGTCCGCTTTGTTTATTAGATTGAATTTGAAAATTTATTTTAGGGTCTACTTTTTTTGGCTCATTAACCAACGTGGTTTTACTGAGTTGTTTAATACGACTCTGGACTTGCCGTGCCCGTGTTTTTTTATATCGGAAACGTTCAATCCACTCTTCTTGTTTTCTTAATTCTTTTTCTTGTCGTTCATATAATTCTTGTTGTTTTAGGTATACTTCTTCTTTTGCATTACGATACTCTTCATAGGAACCAGGGTAAGATGTAATTTTTCCATTTTCGAGTTCTAAAATTCGTGTGGGGAATTTTGAAAGTAAACGTTGGTCGTGTGAGATTAGGATGATGGTTTTATTTGAAGAGATGAGGAAATCTTCAAGCCATTCTTTCCCTTCAATGTCTAAATAATTATCTGGCTCATCTAAAAGTAGTACATCAGCATCTTGAAGTAGAGATAGGGCTAATAATAAGCGTGTCTGTTGTCCACCACTTAATTCATGAAATTTTTGTCCCCAATTTTCGTGAGTGAATCCTAATCCAGTTAGAATTTTTTTAATAAGAGATGGATAATGATACCCACCATGTAAATGATAGAAGGATTGTAACTTTGCATATTCATTAAGTAATTCTGTTTGCCCTTGAGATATTTTAGTTTCCAGTATTTTTAACTGTTTTTCCACTTCCTTTAATTCATTAAAAGAGGTCTCTGCAATTTCGAGTAAAGTTAAGTTTGGTGGGAAAGATGGAATTTGTTCAAGATAAGAGATGCGTGTGTTTCTTTGACGTTCAATGATACCGCGGTCAGGTTCCAGTCGGTTTGCAATTAATTGAAACAAGGTTGTTTTTCCACATCCGTTTCGCCCTACAAGTGCAATATGTTCTCCTTGGTCTACCTGAAAATTTACATTATCCAATACAACTTTTCCTGGGAATGACTTGTAAATATTTTCAAATCGGATTAAACTCATACGTTTTTGTTATGACTGTAGTGTTTTTCCCCGTGTTTCCGTTGGATATCCCATAGTTTTGCATATTTTAGATATACAGAGAAGGCAGAAAGTCCACATAGAACCAAGCCGTGATAACCATCAAGAAAACCACGGCGTATAAAATACATTTTAATAAATCTCGCGATAGGTCGAAGTGTGAGGTCTACCCATGAGGTTCGTTTTCCCCGTTCATAGGCATCTTCTGCACCCCATGTTGTAAAACGGTGAGCGGTTTTTAAGTATTCATCAAAATTTCGGTAGGTATCATGGTACATTACTTCATGAATATATCCGCAGGAACCATCAACAATAACATGGCTGTGAACTCGTTGTTTTTTATATCTGCCTTTTGCTGTGCGAAACAAGCGAAGATTGTAATCTTTATGCCAGCCACAATGTTTTATAAGTTTGCCGAAGAAGTATGACATTCTACGAATATAATAACCATCGAGGCTGTTTGGGTCTTTTATTATTTCTTGTATTTTTTTTGCGAGTTCTGGAGAAACCCACTCATCTGCGTCTAATACGAGTGTCCATTCTGTAGTGATTTGTGGAATTGCCCAATTTCTTTGGTCTGCAGCGTTAATATATTCGTGGACTACGACATGATTTGTGTATTTCTTTACTAACTCTTCTGACCCATCATTTGTGTTTGGGTCTACTACGCAAAAAATATCGTCAGCCCAGGCGACGCTCTCAAGACAACGAGGTAATCGGTCACCTGCATTTGGAATTAATGTTAATATGGTGATACCTGGTTTCATAGTATTGTTCGTAGTTGGTTTTAAACCTATTTATAAATAGTTATTCTATCAATTTTTGATATACCGAAATTGTTTCCTCAACCATTCTTTGAACAGTAAAATAATCTTCAATATGTTTTTTTCCTTGTTTTGCCATATCTAAAGCTTTTTGTGGATTTTTTAAGATGTAGGTTATTGCTTCGGCAAGTAATGTAGGATTTTGTGCTGGCACTAATAGACCTGTTTTATTGTTTATAACCATTTCAGGGACGCCACCTGCTTCTGTTGCTACGACAGGTTTCTCACAAGCTAATGCTTCGAGCACGGAGGTACCTAATCCTTCTGACCAACTTGAAGAGACATAGACATCAGACATTTTTATAATCTGAGGGATATCTTTCCTATAGCCTAATAGTAAAACGTTTCCTTCTAAGTCATTCGCCGTTATTTCTTTTTGGAGAGTTTCTTTTAAGGGTCCATCCCCAGCAATTAAAAGCATACAGTTTGGAATTTGTTTTAGTACTTTCTTAAAAGCTTTTATCAGTGTAATTTGGTCTTTATGTGGAACGAGTGCTCCTGCATTGAAAAGAACATAGGTATTATTATCAATATTAAAGTTGCTTTTTGAATATGGTTGATTTTGAATATGAGATAAATCAATTGAACTTCTAACGACACAAATTTTTTGTTCAGGGATATTGTTTTCTTTTAGGATTTTTGCTACATAAAAAGAAACGGGTAGAATTATATCTACATGGTTATATTTCCATTTTGACACGAAATTATTGTGTGGTGGGAAACTAACACGTCGAGACACAACAATTTTAGGTTTATTATAAAAAAGTTTTGATATTATGGCTATAGAATGGGCATGGCTTGTATGTGCATGAATGATGTCAATCTTTTCTTTTTTTGCTATTTGTGCTATTTTCCATGCAGAATATAAATCAAATTCAGAGGAAAGTGGAAGGGTAATTGTTATCACGCCTGAAATCGTATTTAACTTTTTTATAAATTCACTGTCTTTTTTACCGACGGCAAAAATTTTGAAACCTTTATTAATTAGACCTTGAATAAGCCAGCATGCTTGTTGTTCACCACCTCTCCATGTCATTTGTTCATCTATGTGTAGTACGTGCATGAAAATACTCCAGAGCATGAAAATATGCTTCTATCGTTTTATTTATGAATTGTTCAAGGCTAAACATATTGATAGCACGTTTTTGTGCATTTATTCCCATGCTTTCACGTAATTCGGGATTCTTTACCAGTTCTTTAATTGCCTTTGCCAAAGGTTCTACGGTTCCTGCTGGGACAATTATTCCTTCAATGCCGTCTGATACTATTTCTGGTAAGCCACCGTAATTAGATGCAATAACAGGTTTTGCCTCTGCCATGGCTTCTTTAAGGCTGAATGAAGATGTGTCGCAGTCAATTGAGGG contains:
- a CDS encoding ABC-F family ATP-binding cassette domain-containing protein, with translation MDNVNFQVDQGEHIALVGRNGCGKTTLFQLIANRLEPDRGIIERQRNTRISYLEQIPSFPPNLTLLEIAETSFNELKEVEKQLKILETKISQGQTELLNEYAKLQSFYHLHGGYHYPSLIKKILTGLGFTHENWGQKFHELSGGQQTRLLLALSLLQDADVLLLDEPDNYLDIEGKEWLEDFLISSNKTIILISHDQRLLSKFPTRILELENGKITSYPGSYEEYRNAKEEVYLKQQELYERQEKELRKQEEWIERFRYKKTRARQVQSRIKQLSKTTLVNEPKKVDPKINFQIQSNKQSGHLIIHAENLSMQYGDKVLYNNVTFQLYRNERMGIIGPNGSGKTTLIKHILGKHKGTGGTIRFGHNVKIGYYDQHHHNLNPENEVIQEVQHIAPEILASSLRTFLGAFLFHGDDVFKKVKTLSGGEQSRLALAKLILQKPNVLLLDEPTNHMDLASREALENALQVFDGSIILVTHDRELLDQIVNRLIVLKENKTEVVWGNYSHYLWREKNVTVTESTPTHNRKSRTDKIELIEEAKKEKREQRKKERRRAELEKQIEILENEIEELEMSFSNVDPKNFQRIKELNQDLKIKKELLNSLYNEWETLIE
- a CDS encoding glycosyltransferase family 2 protein, encoding MKPGITILTLIPNAGDRLPRCLESVAWADDIFCVVDPNTNDGSEELVKKYTNHVVVHEYINAADQRNWAIPQITTEWTLVLDADEWVSPELAKKIQEIIKDPNSLDGYYIRRMSYFFGKLIKHCGWHKDYNLRLFRTAKGRYKKQRVHSHVIVDGSCGYIHEVMYHDTYRNFDEYLKTAHRFTTWGAEDAYERGKRTSWVDLTLRPIARFIKMYFIRRGFLDGYHGLVLCGLSAFSVYLKYAKLWDIQRKHGEKHYSHNKNV
- a CDS encoding glycosyltransferase family 4 protein, with product MHVLHIDEQMTWRGGEQQACWLIQGLINKGFKIFAVGKKDSEFIKKLNTISGVITITLPLSSEFDLYSAWKIAQIAKKEKIDIIHAHTSHAHSIAIISKLFYNKPKIVVSRRVSFPPHNNFVSKWKYNHVDIILPVSFYVAKILKENNIPEQKICVVRSSIDLSHIQNQPYSKSNFNIDNNTYVLFNAGALVPHKDQITLIKAFKKVLKQIPNCMLLIAGDGPLKETLQKEITANDLEGNVLLLGYRKDIPQIIKMSDVYVSSSWSEGLGTSVLEALACEKPVVATEAGGVPEMVINNKTGLLVPAQNPTLLAEAITYILKNPQKALDMAKQGKKHIEDYFTVQRMVEETISVYQKLIE